In Caldanaerobius fijiensis DSM 17918, a single window of DNA contains:
- a CDS encoding glycosyltransferase, giving the protein MHIAFFNPQGNFDRKDSHWTEHPDFGGQLVYVKEVAIAIAKQGHRVDIITRKIDDPDWPEFKETLDHYDGIENINIIRIPCGPASFLPKEQLWQYLNEWVDNILLYYRNEGSMPDFVTTHYGDGGIAGALFKEKTGIPFSFTAHSLGAQKMDKLKVTPVNFDEMENKYRFSKRILAERTAMLNSSIIYVSTSQEMDEQYVHPLYKGAGDVNNPEKFRVVPPGVNTKIFSACGENPEEDRVRNYVKAMFERDLDEGRRGLPAIVVSSRLDPKKNHVALVKAYAESKELQGRANLVITLRGIENAFADYSKATEEEKKILDEIMAIIRENDLMGKVSMFSINGQDQLAACYRELARRRSVFCLTAVYEPFGLAPIEAMSCGLPAVVTKYGGPSDVLYENGKRYGVLIDVFDLKDIARGLVEAFDNYEYYKKQGMHRVASKYTWDATANGYLDAIVNMDKNDFSSNVEVPYWFKNNDLEDNSISWLRKNYFGR; this is encoded by the coding sequence ATGCATATAGCGTTTTTTAATCCACAGGGGAACTTTGACAGGAAAGATTCTCACTGGACTGAACATCCGGATTTTGGGGGGCAGCTGGTTTATGTTAAGGAGGTTGCTATTGCTATAGCAAAGCAGGGACACAGGGTAGATATAATAACGAGAAAAATTGACGATCCCGATTGGCCTGAATTTAAAGAAACCTTAGACCATTACGATGGAATAGAAAATATAAACATAATACGGATACCCTGCGGTCCTGCAAGTTTTTTGCCGAAGGAACAGCTATGGCAGTATCTTAATGAATGGGTAGACAATATATTGCTGTATTACAGAAATGAAGGGAGCATGCCTGATTTTGTAACAACCCATTATGGCGATGGAGGAATTGCCGGAGCATTATTTAAAGAAAAAACAGGAATACCTTTCTCTTTTACAGCTCATTCTTTAGGTGCCCAGAAAATGGATAAGTTGAAGGTAACCCCGGTAAATTTTGATGAAATGGAAAATAAATATAGGTTTTCTAAAAGGATATTAGCAGAGAGAACTGCTATGTTAAATTCTTCGATAATATATGTGTCTACAAGCCAGGAAATGGATGAACAGTATGTTCATCCATTGTATAAAGGAGCGGGAGATGTGAACAACCCGGAAAAGTTCAGAGTAGTTCCACCAGGGGTCAATACAAAGATCTTTAGTGCTTGCGGAGAAAATCCTGAAGAAGACCGTGTGAGAAACTATGTAAAGGCTATGTTTGAGCGGGATTTAGATGAAGGCAGAAGAGGGCTTCCTGCAATAGTAGTATCCAGCAGATTAGATCCTAAGAAAAATCATGTGGCATTGGTAAAGGCATATGCTGAAAGCAAAGAACTACAGGGAAGGGCCAATTTAGTAATTACTTTGAGAGGTATAGAAAATGCTTTTGCGGATTATTCAAAAGCAACAGAAGAGGAAAAAAAGATATTGGATGAGATAATGGCTATCATAAGAGAAAATGACTTGATGGGCAAGGTATCAATGTTCAGTATAAATGGCCAAGATCAACTTGCTGCTTGTTATAGAGAATTGGCAAGAAGAAGATCCGTATTCTGCTTAACAGCGGTATATGAACCCTTTGGATTGGCGCCTATAGAGGCTATGAGCTGTGGACTTCCGGCGGTGGTCACGAAATATGGCGGGCCCAGTGATGTACTCTACGAAAACGGAAAGAGATATGGTGTGCTTATAGATGTGTTTGATTTAAAGGATATAGCAAGAGGACTGGTTGAGGCCTTTGATAATTATGAATATTATAAAAAGCAGGGTATGCATAGAGTGGCAAGCAAATATACATGGGATGCTACTGCTAATGGGTATTTAGATGCGATAGTTAACATGGATAAAAATGATTTTAGTTCAAACGTGGAAGTGCCCTATTGGTTTAAAAACAATGATTTAGAGGATAATTCTATAAGTTGGCTGAGAAAAAATTATTTTGGCAGGTGA